The following proteins come from a genomic window of Achromobacter sp. AONIH1:
- a CDS encoding pilus assembly protein TadG-related protein produces the protein MSTRSIRYVPRSRQRGSMTVAVVFAVLVGLVLLGVAQLGYGYYMKREVQKAADLAALSAVQVLGTGAAADCSRAKAAGVSAALANLPNILDTFSAADVTVDCKLWDPTRPPVGGMPLFDPASGQLPNAMRVRIGKTLGNVIPSAFVGGDTVVSVQAVATSTQPVAAFTVGSRLLRLEKGGLLSKILASVGATPQQLDVLDAAGLATVNITPSGLLDALGLPLSVATGVGTPAQLAAVSNLTLGQLLNATLTVINKAGTAAADITLLNNAIKTVLQVMPLNLPVKLFGDGGVLDLQVVGGSVTSALQANVNALNILQTALVIANGQNLIDLGLNVPLLGVQSKVRIVEPPTIAVGGVGATATSAGIRVYLRINTSNIPVLGPLLGTTLGTWVDLPVIIDVAQSTGTLAKLCQAPLTSTQATINVTSSLANVCLGRFPGMTSDSDTSPANFLALTNACQPASFNTIQRYKVLNVLGILPLTSKVTLPVFNSAAPVPVTLTAPPSPNSTATVNATSLDLTKLASNLADALIGGILGDLFNTGTPLTEQQRTDLATKLVGGGGSNPGKSVSEVVNNMQWSTDAMNQLGQRMSTGGLTGVLGGTLQLVGNILSSLLLAPLSDLTCALAIVPDAIRQCRVGAVSSLALTGGNQASGVLSVVVTLLQPLLDMLSNLLQQLLNLLGLSLGQTDVSLLSVDCGKPRLVY, from the coding sequence ATGTCAACCCGCTCGATCCGTTACGTTCCTCGCTCGCGGCAGCGCGGCAGCATGACCGTCGCCGTCGTGTTCGCGGTGCTGGTGGGCCTGGTGCTGCTGGGCGTGGCGCAGCTGGGCTATGGCTACTACATGAAGCGCGAGGTCCAGAAGGCCGCGGATCTGGCCGCGCTGTCGGCCGTGCAGGTGCTGGGCACGGGCGCCGCGGCGGATTGCAGCCGCGCCAAGGCGGCGGGCGTGTCGGCGGCGCTGGCCAATCTGCCGAATATCCTGGACACCTTTTCCGCGGCCGACGTGACCGTGGATTGCAAACTGTGGGATCCGACGCGCCCGCCGGTCGGCGGCATGCCGCTGTTCGATCCGGCCAGCGGCCAGCTGCCCAATGCGATGCGCGTGCGTATCGGCAAGACGCTGGGCAATGTCATTCCCAGCGCCTTCGTCGGCGGCGACACCGTCGTGTCGGTGCAGGCGGTGGCGACCAGCACGCAGCCGGTGGCAGCCTTCACGGTCGGATCGCGGCTGCTGCGGCTGGAAAAGGGCGGTCTCCTGTCCAAGATCCTGGCCTCGGTGGGCGCCACGCCGCAGCAGCTGGACGTGCTCGACGCGGCCGGCCTGGCCACGGTCAACATCACGCCGTCCGGCTTGCTCGATGCGCTGGGCCTGCCGCTGTCGGTGGCCACCGGCGTGGGCACGCCCGCCCAGCTGGCGGCGGTCAGCAACCTGACGCTGGGCCAGTTGCTGAACGCCACGCTGACCGTGATCAACAAGGCGGGCACGGCGGCGGCCGACATCACGCTGCTGAACAATGCCATCAAGACGGTGCTGCAGGTCATGCCGCTGAACCTGCCGGTCAAGCTGTTCGGCGATGGCGGCGTGCTGGATCTGCAGGTGGTGGGCGGCAGCGTCACGTCGGCGCTGCAGGCGAACGTCAACGCGCTCAACATCCTGCAAACCGCGCTGGTGATCGCCAACGGGCAGAACCTGATCGACCTGGGGCTGAACGTGCCGCTGCTGGGCGTGCAGTCGAAAGTGCGCATCGTCGAGCCGCCGACGATCGCGGTGGGCGGCGTGGGCGCAACGGCCACCAGCGCGGGCATCCGCGTCTACCTGCGCATCAACACGAGCAATATCCCCGTGCTCGGTCCTCTCCTGGGCACGACGCTGGGGACCTGGGTCGACCTGCCGGTCATCATCGACGTGGCCCAGTCCACCGGCACGCTCGCGAAGCTGTGCCAGGCGCCGCTGACCTCGACGCAGGCCACCATCAACGTGACCTCGTCGCTGGCCAATGTCTGCCTGGGTCGTTTCCCGGGCATGACCTCCGACAGCGACACCAGTCCGGCCAACTTCCTGGCCCTGACCAATGCCTGCCAGCCGGCTTCGTTCAACACCATTCAGCGCTATAAGGTGCTCAATGTGCTGGGCATTCTGCCGTTGACCAGCAAGGTCACGCTGCCGGTCTTCAATTCAGCGGCGCCGGTGCCGGTCACGCTGACCGCGCCGCCATCGCCCAATTCCACGGCCACCGTCAACGCCACCTCGCTGGACCTGACCAAGCTGGCCTCGAATCTGGCCGACGCGCTGATCGGCGGCATCCTGGGCGACCTGTTCAACACCGGCACGCCGCTGACCGAGCAGCAGCGCACCGATCTGGCCACCAAGCTGGTGGGCGGCGGCGGGTCGAACCCGGGCAAGTCCGTATCGGAAGTCGTCAACAACATGCAGTGGTCCACGGACGCCATGAATCAGCTCGGGCAGCGCATGAGCACGGGCGGGTTGACCGGGGTGCTGGGGGGCACGCTGCAGCTGGTGGGCAATATTCTGAGTTCGCTGCTGCTGGCGCCGCTGAGCGATCTGACCTGCGCGCTGGCGATCGTGCCGGACGCCATCCGCCAGTGCCGGGTCGGCGCCGTCAGCAGCCTGGCGTTGACCGGTGGCAATCAGGCGAGCGGCGTGCTGTCGGTCGTGGTGACGCTGCTGCAGCCGCTGCTGGACATGCTGTCGAACCTGCTGCAGCAACTGCTGAACCTGCTGGGCCTGAGCCTGGGCCAGACCGATGTGTCGCTGCTGTCGGTGGATTGCGGCAAGCCCCGGCTGGTGTATTGA
- a CDS encoding CpaF family protein, whose translation MIMTGTIEFGGDGDRGFSASNRYQEIKTAAYEHLLSRIEELGAEFGRWARTAIQEFVDIEVASFVRLRRVPINEGEMRQISEALTKELAGLGPLEDLLADPAVEDILINGYDNVFVSRRGVLARETLRFTDNQHVLRIVRRILAPMGRRLDESTPMVDARLPDGGRLNVVIEPLAVDGPMVSIRKFRQDPLKPADLLTLGTFDEEIYRLLSEAVKHRCNILVSGGTSSGKTSLLNALAFFIPETERVVTVEDTAELSLNHPHVVRLEARQGGFDGSGAVTIRELIRNSLRMRPDRVVVGEVRGAEVMDMLQAMNTGHEGSMATIHANSPRECLYRIEMLAGFAGFQGSEDSLRRQIASALDFIVQIGRLSNGKRRVLSVTEVTGMGDNVISTQELYRHESFATPEGEEKDRWNWLGIHPHTPKLAKMRHEARQSDGGAPESDGGGGGFWSRRR comes from the coding sequence ATGATCATGACAGGCACCATAGAATTCGGCGGCGACGGCGACCGGGGCTTTTCCGCTTCGAATCGCTACCAGGAAATCAAGACGGCGGCCTACGAGCACCTGCTGTCCCGCATCGAGGAACTGGGGGCGGAATTCGGCCGCTGGGCCCGCACGGCCATCCAGGAATTCGTCGATATCGAGGTGGCCAGCTTCGTGCGCCTGCGCCGCGTGCCCATCAACGAGGGCGAGATGCGGCAGATCTCGGAGGCCCTCACCAAGGAGCTGGCCGGGTTGGGGCCGCTCGAAGACCTGCTGGCCGATCCCGCGGTCGAGGACATCCTGATCAACGGCTATGACAACGTGTTCGTGTCGCGGCGGGGCGTGCTGGCGCGCGAGACGCTGCGCTTCACCGACAACCAGCACGTGCTGCGCATCGTGCGCCGCATCCTGGCGCCCATGGGCCGGCGCCTGGACGAGTCGACGCCCATGGTCGATGCCCGCCTGCCGGACGGCGGCCGCCTGAACGTGGTGATCGAGCCGCTGGCGGTGGACGGGCCGATGGTATCGATCCGCAAGTTCCGCCAGGATCCGCTCAAGCCCGCCGACCTGCTGACGCTGGGCACCTTCGACGAAGAGATCTACCGGCTGCTCAGCGAGGCGGTGAAGCACCGCTGCAACATCCTGGTGTCCGGCGGCACCAGCTCGGGCAAGACCTCGCTGCTGAACGCGCTGGCGTTCTTCATCCCGGAAACCGAGCGCGTGGTGACGGTGGAGGACACCGCCGAACTGTCGCTGAACCATCCTCACGTCGTGCGGCTGGAGGCGCGCCAGGGCGGCTTTGACGGCAGCGGCGCGGTCACCATCCGCGAGCTGATCCGCAACAGCCTGCGCATGCGGCCCGACCGCGTCGTGGTGGGCGAGGTTCGGGGCGCCGAGGTGATGGACATGCTGCAGGCCATGAACACCGGCCATGAAGGGTCCATGGCGACCATCCACGCGAACTCGCCGCGCGAATGCCTGTACCGCATCGAGATGCTGGCCGGCTTCGCCGGTTTCCAGGGTAGCGAGGACAGCCTGCGTCGCCAGATCGCCAGCGCGCTGGATTTCATCGTGCAGATCGGGCGCCTGTCCAACGGCAAGCGGCGCGTGCTGTCGGTGACCGAAGTCACGGGCATGGGCGACAACGTGATCTCGACGCAGGAACTCTACCGGCACGAATCCTTCGCCACGCCGGAGGGCGAGGAAAAGGACCGCTGGAACTGGCTGGGCATCCATCCGCATACGCCCAAGCTCGCCAAGATGCGGCACGAGGCGCGTCAGTCCGACGGCGGCGCGCCGGAGTCCGACGGCGGGGGCGGCGGGTTCTGGAGCCGGAGGCGCTGA
- a CDS encoding DUF3613 domain-containing protein, with amino-acid sequence MFPDPKRVTLCLALFISASATAQSNAPLTGAMNGGAQAQAAPVPAADMPARPVVQQVQTPMPPPQASAPEPEPRPEAVGDITRALFEAQADGRRAGGALPMLGPVSSAAWNRYLESFSHPIPEWFQKRMETKNTN; translated from the coding sequence ATGTTCCCAGACCCGAAACGCGTGACCCTGTGCCTGGCGCTATTCATCAGCGCGAGCGCGACGGCGCAATCGAACGCGCCCCTGACCGGCGCGATGAACGGCGGCGCGCAAGCGCAAGCCGCGCCCGTGCCGGCGGCCGACATGCCGGCGCGCCCCGTGGTGCAGCAGGTCCAGACGCCGATGCCGCCGCCCCAGGCGAGCGCGCCCGAGCCCGAGCCGCGACCTGAAGCCGTGGGCGACATCACGCGCGCGCTGTTCGAGGCGCAGGCCGACGGCCGCCGCGCGGGCGGCGCGCTGCCCATGCTGGGGCCGGTGTCCTCCGCGGCCTGGAACCGGTATCTGGAGAGTTTTTCCCATCCCATTCCCGAGTGGTTCCAGAAGCGGATGGAAACCAAGAACACCAATTAA
- a CDS encoding type II secretion system F family protein, with protein sequence MQQALVLAALALVLAVAAVLLWRHANSGARRAASSAFLENQLRRARDVPIGGATFAGGARAARSGFSWWDRLLLLAGLRHGAGLYLRIFAPIVAGALLAWAFLGALSGFVTLLLLTVGAYFLLWLRADKRQRRMISQLPAFLDNMVRLITIGNSMASAFQTAAASADAPLREVVETAAALSRSAKELDEALAHVSRQYGLKELYMVAAVVSIALRFGGRSDQVLERMAAFMRDVSQARSELSASSAEIRLSAWILALLPLGIAGFIIVANNDLFVGLWEDPLGFKMLATAVAMQVGGSYWLYRMAKSI encoded by the coding sequence ATGCAGCAAGCCCTGGTCCTGGCGGCATTGGCGCTGGTGCTGGCCGTGGCGGCCGTGCTGCTGTGGCGGCACGCCAATAGCGGCGCGCGCCGCGCCGCGAGTTCCGCCTTCCTGGAAAACCAGTTGCGGCGCGCGCGCGACGTGCCGATCGGTGGGGCGACATTCGCCGGCGGGGCGCGCGCGGCGCGCAGCGGTTTTTCGTGGTGGGACCGGCTGTTGCTGCTGGCCGGCCTGCGGCATGGCGCAGGACTCTACCTGCGGATCTTCGCGCCCATCGTCGCGGGCGCGCTGCTGGCCTGGGCCTTTTTGGGCGCCTTGTCCGGCTTCGTCACGCTGCTGTTGCTGACCGTCGGCGCCTATTTCCTGCTGTGGCTGCGCGCCGACAAGCGCCAGCGCCGCATGATCTCGCAATTGCCGGCCTTCCTGGACAACATGGTCCGGCTCATCACCATCGGCAACAGCATGGCCTCGGCCTTCCAGACCGCCGCCGCCAGCGCCGACGCGCCGCTGCGCGAGGTGGTCGAGACCGCCGCCGCCCTGAGCCGCTCGGCCAAGGAACTGGACGAGGCGCTGGCGCACGTGTCGCGCCAGTACGGGCTGAAGGAGCTGTACATGGTGGCGGCGGTGGTGTCGATCGCGCTGCGCTTCGGCGGCCGCAGCGATCAGGTGCTGGAGCGCATGGCGGCCTTCATGCGCGACGTCAGCCAGGCCCGCAGCGAGCTGTCGGCCAGCTCGGCCGAGATCCGCCTGTCGGCCTGGATCCTGGCTCTGCTGCCGCTGGGCATCGCCGGTTTCATCATCGTGGCCAACAACGATCTGTTCGTGGGATTGTGGGAGGACCCGCTGGGCTTCAAGATGCTGGCGACCGCCGTGGCGATGCAGGTCGGCGGATCCTATTGGCTGTACCGCATGGCCAAATCCATCTGA
- a CDS encoding pilus assembly protein CpaE encodes MSDMKTHAREWVGLQSGNRFLFCSKGDGVAAQLGQAIGDLGMLTQEAPAVEDLAKRLAEIAPQVVFLDFTLSEDEPGKLFRSAELARLLARIAPGIPRVAVGLLSQPEGAIAALRAGVSDFVDPSVAPQEVKDVVQRLLDTPVAGGGRADGQRRSVLLLGTRPGVGTSTLAVHLAGLVQDRMKQAHALRAGASGAKPSKTAEAGAMQPLSSRVALLDLGWPVGDCQLYLNIGSDFDFAEAARNLRRLDPTLLGSAMAHTANGLSVLALPRDLGQMRDISQSDSLLVFERLRQHFGVVVADAGGFNNPDFVAGLARTSQQNWIVTDQSVGALVSLAGLLQELEQLHVDRRSLGLIVNRYDERYGMTAQQIAERFQLELVGTLPDRTLALMVCTNQGRLLHEEAERDVYVRAVHALAEKLSTEEHTPGGRASWLATWLPGVHRRMVVD; translated from the coding sequence GTGAGCGACATGAAGACACATGCCAGGGAATGGGTGGGCCTGCAGAGCGGGAACCGCTTCTTGTTTTGTTCCAAGGGCGATGGCGTGGCCGCGCAGCTGGGTCAGGCCATCGGCGATCTGGGGATGCTGACCCAGGAAGCGCCCGCCGTCGAGGACCTGGCCAAGCGCCTGGCCGAGATCGCGCCGCAGGTGGTGTTCCTGGACTTCACGCTGAGCGAGGATGAACCCGGCAAGCTGTTCCGTTCGGCCGAGCTGGCCCGCTTGCTGGCGCGCATCGCGCCGGGCATTCCCAGGGTCGCGGTGGGCCTGCTCAGCCAGCCCGAAGGCGCCATCGCCGCCTTGCGCGCCGGGGTCAGCGATTTCGTCGATCCCTCGGTCGCGCCGCAGGAAGTGAAGGACGTGGTGCAGCGCCTGCTGGACACGCCCGTCGCCGGCGGCGGGCGCGCCGACGGCCAGCGGCGCAGCGTGCTGCTGCTGGGCACCCGTCCGGGCGTGGGCACCAGCACGCTGGCCGTGCACCTGGCCGGCCTGGTGCAGGACCGCATGAAGCAGGCGCATGCGCTGCGTGCCGGGGCTAGCGGCGCCAAGCCGTCCAAAACCGCCGAGGCCGGCGCCATGCAGCCGCTGTCCAGCCGCGTGGCGCTGCTGGACCTGGGTTGGCCGGTGGGCGATTGCCAGCTCTATCTGAACATCGGCAGCGACTTCGATTTCGCCGAGGCCGCGCGCAACCTGCGCCGCCTGGATCCGACCCTGCTGGGCTCGGCGATGGCGCACACGGCCAACGGCCTGAGCGTGCTGGCCCTGCCGCGCGATCTGGGCCAGATGCGCGATATCTCGCAATCCGATTCGCTGCTGGTGTTCGAGCGGCTGCGCCAGCATTTCGGCGTGGTGGTGGCCGATGCCGGCGGCTTCAACAATCCTGATTTCGTGGCCGGCCTGGCGCGCACTTCGCAGCAGAACTGGATCGTGACCGACCAGAGCGTGGGCGCGCTGGTGTCGCTGGCCGGCCTGTTGCAGGAACTGGAGCAGCTGCACGTGGATCGGCGCAGCCTGGGCCTGATCGTCAACCGCTATGACGAGCGCTACGGCATGACCGCGCAGCAGATCGCCGAGCGTTTCCAGCTGGAACTGGTCGGCACCTTGCCCGACCGCACGCTGGCCCTGATGGTCTGCACCAACCAGGGCCGCCTGCTGCACGAGGAGGCCGAGCGCGACGTCTATGTGCGCGCCGTGCATGCGCTGGCGGAAAAACTGAGCACGGAAGAACACACGCCCGGCGGGCGCGCGAGCTGGCTGGCCACCTGGCTGCCGGGCGTGCATCGCCGCATGGTGGTGGATTGA
- a CDS encoding type II and III secretion system protein family protein: MAQNAAPAQGAVAPAGNIAVAVRGQQTLMLGGAPSRIAIGDPEVADVKVLPASGKRAASVLVYGKKAGTTQLQVWSGANAAPQVWNVRVSGPVQGVLAGRGVSGGANVDMAGDKAVLSGHAESQLSHQGSVSAAASAVGGEKNVVDLSTAGPGGVVQVEVKVVEVQRSVMKQAGISFAGRSGPWGGTNSITPDGFTAPLGFNKSAPLASGFSLFYDSNNFSARLRLLQGNNMARVLAEPTLVALSGQSASFLAGGELPVPEAAGLGSVTVAFKPFGIGLTVTPTVLSRERIALKVAPEASELDYSNGIPLVTSADNVTVIPALRTRRADTTIELGDGESFVISGLVSRQTKALVNKVPMLGDLPIIGAFFRSVDYKQEDTELVIVVTPRLVRPIARGVSLPLPGAKQEASDTAFNAWGYYLMGPMSGQQMPGFSR, encoded by the coding sequence ATGGCGCAGAACGCCGCGCCGGCGCAGGGAGCCGTGGCGCCCGCAGGCAATATCGCGGTGGCGGTCAGGGGGCAGCAGACCCTGATGCTTGGCGGCGCGCCGTCGCGCATCGCCATTGGCGATCCGGAAGTGGCCGATGTGAAAGTGCTGCCGGCGTCCGGCAAGCGCGCCGCGTCGGTGCTGGTCTATGGCAAGAAGGCCGGCACCACCCAGCTGCAGGTATGGAGCGGCGCCAATGCCGCGCCGCAGGTCTGGAACGTGCGTGTGTCAGGCCCGGTCCAGGGCGTGCTGGCCGGGCGCGGCGTGAGTGGCGGGGCCAACGTGGACATGGCCGGCGACAAGGCGGTGTTGTCCGGGCATGCCGAGTCGCAGCTGAGCCATCAGGGTTCCGTGTCGGCGGCGGCCTCGGCCGTGGGCGGCGAGAAGAACGTGGTGGACCTGTCCACCGCCGGGCCGGGCGGCGTGGTCCAGGTCGAGGTCAAGGTGGTCGAGGTGCAGCGTTCCGTGATGAAGCAGGCGGGCATCAGCTTCGCCGGCCGCAGCGGTCCCTGGGGCGGCACCAACTCGATCACGCCCGATGGCTTCACCGCGCCGCTGGGCTTCAACAAGTCCGCGCCGCTGGCCTCGGGATTCTCGCTGTTCTATGACTCGAACAATTTCAGCGCGCGCTTGCGCCTGCTGCAGGGGAACAACATGGCCCGGGTGCTGGCCGAGCCAACCCTGGTGGCGCTGAGCGGGCAGAGCGCCAGCTTCCTGGCTGGCGGCGAACTGCCCGTGCCCGAGGCGGCCGGCCTGGGATCGGTCACGGTCGCATTCAAGCCCTTCGGCATCGGGCTGACCGTCACGCCGACGGTGCTATCGCGCGAGCGCATCGCGCTGAAGGTCGCGCCCGAAGCCAGCGAACTGGACTACAGCAACGGCATTCCACTGGTCACCAGCGCCGATAACGTCACGGTGATCCCGGCGCTGCGCACGCGCCGGGCCGACACCACCATCGAACTGGGCGACGGCGAGAGCTTCGTGATCAGCGGCCTGGTGTCGCGCCAGACCAAGGCGCTGGTGAACAAAGTGCCCATGCTGGGCGACCTGCCGATCATCGGCGCCTTCTTCCGCAGCGTGGACTACAAGCAGGAAGACACCGAGCTGGTCATCGTGGTGACGCCCCGGCTGGTGCGTCCCATCGCGCGCGGCGTATCCCTGCCGCTGCCGGGGGCCAAGCAGGAGGCGAGCGACACCGCGTTCAACGCCTGGGGCTATTACCTGATGGGTCCGATGAGCGGGCAGCAGATGCCGGGTTTTTCACGGTGA
- the cpaB gene encoding Flp pilus assembly protein CpaB, producing MSSLSKIIAGVLLAAGLVLAFVAWRLASAPSSPPQPVSPVAASAPAPQEPVKFYPVVVAAKAIPAGTRIAPDMLEVAKWQVALSGGFPAADLLAGAIVRTDVAVGDPLLPSMLAHGMASLLQPGERALAVAVDEVSGGGNRILPGDFVDVFFMLDKSSEVQAGQARLLQSQLRVLAYGANSLDGPEEKSLLQQGAPAQPAKTAVLAVPVERVSELMLASRAGRLQLALRPLGDAGVPDIALFPQRRAAMQARADLTPGQRELLDSGPNRAYGGDTLLQMDGTTLSPRQAARGSGGGGRSVEIVRGDKSERVRY from the coding sequence ATGAGCAGCCTGAGCAAGATCATCGCGGGCGTGTTGTTGGCGGCTGGGCTCGTGCTGGCTTTCGTGGCCTGGCGCCTGGCGTCGGCGCCGTCCTCGCCGCCGCAGCCGGTCTCGCCCGTCGCGGCCAGCGCGCCGGCGCCGCAGGAGCCGGTCAAGTTCTATCCCGTGGTGGTGGCGGCCAAGGCGATCCCGGCCGGTACGCGCATCGCGCCGGACATGCTGGAAGTGGCGAAGTGGCAGGTGGCCCTGTCGGGCGGCTTTCCGGCGGCCGACCTGCTCGCCGGCGCGATCGTGCGCACCGACGTCGCCGTGGGCGATCCCCTCTTGCCGTCCATGCTGGCGCATGGCATGGCCAGCCTGCTGCAGCCGGGCGAACGCGCGCTGGCGGTGGCGGTGGATGAAGTGAGCGGCGGCGGCAATCGCATCCTGCCGGGCGATTTCGTCGATGTGTTCTTCATGCTGGACAAGAGCTCGGAAGTGCAGGCGGGCCAGGCGCGCCTGCTGCAATCGCAGCTGCGCGTGCTGGCCTATGGCGCGAACTCGCTGGACGGCCCGGAAGAGAAATCGCTGTTGCAGCAGGGCGCGCCCGCGCAGCCGGCCAAGACGGCGGTGCTGGCGGTGCCGGTCGAGCGCGTCAGCGAGCTGATGCTGGCCAGCCGCGCCGGACGGCTGCAGCTGGCGCTGCGTCCGCTGGGTGACGCGGGCGTGCCCGATATCGCCCTGTTTCCGCAGCGCCGCGCGGCGATGCAGGCGCGCGCCGACCTGACGCCCGGACAGCGCGAGCTGCTCGACAGCGGCCCCAACAGGGCCTATGGCGGCGACACCCTGTTGCAAATGGACGGCACCACGCTGTCGCCGCGCCAGGCCGCGCGCGGGTCGGGCGGTGGCGGGCGCAGCGTGGAAATCGTCAGGGGAGACAAATCCGAACGCGTGCGCTATTGA
- a CDS encoding type II secretion system F family protein: MQALESLNPTLVLAMALTLVAVAMLVLGVSMVRRLRGQGRSRQVVDQALATRSGRPKAAEPEEPGRLAAAARAADSFGKRLTEGRLAEALMASEDRKLVDMAGYANPVAARSRFVAARFVLAILLPIAAVALDLEKNLIDSSVGVLIAAFLGFAVGYMLPKIFVRRRLARRRRQAADELPLLIDLLRLLQGVGLSIDQSLQVLVKEFAQVLPVLTYELRLATELHVRGRTREQSLARLASGFDNDDISAICRLIAQVDQHGGAVQEPLQRFGERLRDKRRLDLKEKVGKTTVKMTGVMIVTLLPALLIVTGGAGFVAVLRGLSRMGGM, from the coding sequence ATGCAAGCGCTGGAATCCCTGAACCCGACCCTGGTGCTGGCCATGGCGCTGACCCTGGTGGCCGTCGCCATGCTGGTCCTGGGCGTCAGCATGGTGCGTCGCCTGCGCGGCCAGGGCCGCAGCCGCCAGGTCGTCGATCAGGCGCTGGCCACCCGCAGCGGACGGCCCAAGGCGGCCGAGCCCGAGGAGCCGGGCCGCCTGGCCGCCGCGGCTCGCGCGGCGGATTCCTTCGGCAAGCGCCTGACGGAAGGGCGGCTGGCCGAAGCCCTGATGGCTTCGGAAGACCGCAAGCTGGTCGATATGGCGGGCTACGCGAATCCGGTGGCGGCGCGGTCGCGCTTCGTGGCGGCGCGCTTCGTGCTGGCCATCCTGCTGCCCATCGCGGCGGTGGCGCTGGACCTGGAGAAGAATCTGATCGATTCCTCGGTCGGCGTGCTGATCGCGGCCTTCCTGGGTTTCGCCGTGGGCTACATGTTGCCGAAGATCTTCGTGCGCCGGCGGCTGGCGCGCCGGCGGCGGCAGGCGGCCGACGAACTGCCGCTGCTGATCGATCTGCTGCGCCTGCTGCAGGGCGTGGGCCTGTCCATCGACCAGAGCCTGCAGGTGCTGGTCAAGGAATTCGCCCAGGTGCTGCCAGTGCTGACATACGAGCTGCGGCTGGCCACCGAGCTGCATGTGCGCGGACGCACGCGCGAGCAATCGCTGGCGCGGCTGGCGTCAGGCTTCGACAACGACGATATCTCGGCCATCTGCCGATTGATCGCGCAGGTGGACCAGCATGGCGGCGCGGTGCAGGAGCCGCTTCAGCGCTTCGGCGAGCGGCTGCGCGACAAGCGTCGGCTGGACCTGAAGGAGAAAGTCGGCAAGACCACCGTCAAGATGACGGGGGTGATGATCGTGACCCTGCTGCCGGCCCTGTTGATCGTGACGGGTGGCGCGGGCTTCGTGGCGGTATTGCGCGGTCTGTCGCGCATGGGGGGGATGTGA
- a CDS encoding tetratricopeptide repeat protein — protein MGRLRWAALAALMAGAGLSGCKTNNVESAWQLIQQQQQEQALARQKEDEAENKRRPAEPELMLSMIAEAQRQERYFASLAYIDAFQQQFGNDPRVGPMRAEALRQTGQTAASEQAYRALLGTPQAADGWHGLGLIAGARGQYAQAADDFSRAAKLAPTDPRILGDLGYARLRAGDPAGARVPLGQAAELAPDNPKVLANLALLLLVEGDAVKAQRVMDQARLGEEARAQVLRLASEVRSQNAPPPLADATPLRTPAAGAAPVSPVVGPMMDRLGNGPIVR, from the coding sequence ATGGGCAGGCTGCGGTGGGCGGCGCTGGCGGCATTGATGGCGGGCGCGGGCCTGTCGGGGTGCAAGACCAACAACGTCGAGTCGGCGTGGCAACTGATTCAGCAGCAGCAACAGGAGCAGGCGCTGGCGCGGCAGAAGGAGGACGAGGCCGAGAACAAGCGGCGGCCCGCCGAGCCCGAGCTGATGCTGAGCATGATCGCCGAAGCGCAGCGACAGGAGCGCTATTTCGCTTCGCTGGCCTATATCGACGCCTTCCAGCAGCAGTTCGGCAATGATCCGCGTGTCGGGCCGATGCGCGCCGAGGCGCTGCGGCAGACGGGGCAGACCGCCGCCAGCGAGCAGGCGTACCGGGCCTTGCTGGGCACGCCACAGGCCGCCGACGGTTGGCACGGGCTGGGCCTGATCGCCGGCGCGCGCGGCCAGTACGCGCAGGCGGCGGACGATTTCTCGCGCGCGGCCAAGCTGGCGCCGACGGATCCGCGCATTCTGGGCGACCTGGGCTACGCGCGCCTGCGGGCGGGCGATCCCGCCGGCGCCCGGGTGCCGCTGGGCCAGGCCGCCGAACTGGCGCCGGACAATCCCAAGGTGCTGGCCAACCTGGCCCTGTTGTTGCTGGTGGAAGGCGACGCGGTCAAGGCGCAGCGGGTGATGGACCAGGCCAGGCTGGGCGAGGAGGCGCGCGCGCAGGTCCTGCGCCTGGCTTCGGAGGTGCGCAGCCAGAATGCGCCGCCTCCGCTGGCGGACGCCACGCCCTTGCGGACGCCAGCGGCAGGCGCGGCCCCGGTGTCGCCGGTGGTGGGGCCCATGATGGACCGGCTCGGCAACGGGCCCATCGTGCGTTGA
- a CDS encoding TadE family protein, with translation MKPTPDRHGACRGQRGIAALEFSLTLTMLLMFICAVVGYGVLFWMQQQLAAAANEGARAAVFARFSGAPDVNGAACTAAMGVFSTGSAVGCAITRAPCAWSGAGGQTANCATISMTYNTQSWPVLATMQALIAMLPGTNKDWIPSRLSSKATVQISQGTP, from the coding sequence ATGAAGCCCACTCCTGATCGCCATGGCGCATGCCGCGGGCAGCGCGGCATCGCCGCGCTGGAGTTCTCGCTGACCTTGACCATGCTGCTGATGTTCATCTGCGCCGTGGTCGGCTATGGCGTGCTGTTCTGGATGCAGCAACAGCTGGCCGCGGCGGCCAACGAAGGCGCCCGCGCCGCCGTGTTCGCGCGCTTCTCGGGCGCGCCCGACGTGAATGGCGCGGCCTGCACGGCGGCGATGGGCGTGTTCTCGACCGGCTCCGCGGTGGGCTGCGCCATCACCCGCGCGCCTTGCGCCTGGAGCGGCGCGGGCGGACAGACGGCCAACTGCGCCACGATCTCCATGACCTACAACACCCAGTCCTGGCCGGTGCTGGCCACCATGCAGGCGCTCATCGCCATGCTGCCCGGCACGAACAAGGACTGGATCCCGTCCAGATTGTCTTCCAAAGCCACCGTGCAAATCTCACAAGGGACACCATGA